The nucleotide window GAAAGTGGAAAAAACAAGGAGTCAATTTAAGGCTAGCTTCTTACTTTAGACCTggacattattttacatttttgtaaacTTTTTGCACTTCTGAAAAATCAGCTTGAAACAatgttgtaaataaaatatttagcaCATTCAGTAAATGGGTATGGTGCTCCTGAACAGAAGGAGtgagtgatttttttctttgtccatTAAACACTGCTTGGTGACACAAAAATAGAGAAAACCGGCATACAAACAATTATCTATCACAGCTTAAACCTTAAGCATTTCagtaaacaacattttttatgtctgtgctcaaaaaaacattttgtcatATTCTGCTGTACGACCTTTGGAGAATGTGTACAAATGCATGATTTCAGTTAAtccttctctctttcacacatctGAGCCACAATTTTTAAGTGAATTTAACCCTGTTAGAACAGTGTTAACACTAATCTTAAGCTTAGCTAGCTGAACCTTCACAGCATTAAACATATTGTGCAAACACACTGTCTGATTCGTAGTGCCACACACAAAGGAGGCTAGTGTTACTCCACTTGTCATGTGATAGAAGCACTATCTACCCTGATAATGTTTGTGAAATAACATATTATGAGGCCGCTCATTTTTCTGCAGTTAACAGCACAGCACACAACAAAGTCTTTGTTGAAGAGTAAAATAGATATTCCCAAGTTTGTCCAAAAAAGTCTTTAAAGGAAAAGTCATTGGCTTTGACTCAGCGATCTCTGCAGAGCCGTCGAAACTTCTGCTTTGTGCTTCATGTCCATAGTAACCATATAGATGCTGTTGTCATTGATGCTGTTGGAGACATGACATGAATTTGATCCCATGCACTGCAAGCATATCTGCTTCACCTCCCTTTTGAAGCTGTGGCTGAAGAAGTAATAGATCAAAGGATTGTATACAGTGGAGCTCTTTGCAAACATGCACGGCAGGAGACTGACTTCAGGGGGGATGGTGCTGCTGTCACGAAAAATTGACCATAAGCTCACGAGGCCATACGGTGACCAGCAGCCCATGAAGCCTAAGCTGACCAGCACAGCTATCTGTGAAAGATAAGAAGAATAAAGTGAGAAAAAACCCCCAATCATGACAGGTTTCACAGAGAATGACCTTTTACATCTGAATGTCAAAATGTACGCCCCAGATGTATGCAAAGTAAATTCAATAGCCGTTTTCATATCCTGAACACCTTAATCTTATCATTGTTATAATATCCTCAAGACTTCATATTGCCaaagatttttttgtattttaaagctaCATGACATTTTCTActggttattttatttttattttatgccaAGAAGCTGAAGAAAGACTGTCCTGTAATTAAGAGATTTGTAAAAtaagacatacagtatatgattGAAGTGGATTACATCACATTGACTTACTGGTAACATTTAAACCCTTTGTGAGGTGAACATTAAAGAGACTTTGAGAAAGGCCTAAGTGGTTAGCTTCACCTAATCAATATATGGATGTATGGCCAAAGTAACAGATAATGACTTAGAAGATTTGTAAAGGTAAAGGTTAAAGTCATTAAATCAGATGACTAAAAGTAATGGACAAATAAATAGCTGTCGATAAACCAACTCAAATAGATATTTAAATGTAACACTTAAGTGTATTAATATTAAAAGGTAATGTATATTAATGAGTTTATTTATGAAGACTGGTGGTAGAAAGATTACTatctgtgacattttcttttccatttacAAATCCTTATATACTGTGGTATCCTATACTTTGTACCATTAAACATCAGGTGTATGATCTTCAGTTCTGTGGATCTGTCTGCCACCGTTTCAGTCTttgaccttttctttcttttgctcctCTGGTTTTATCTCTTGCCTTGGTTTTCCCAGAGTAAACAACCAACGTCAGATTAAAACGACTTCTTTGTGTGCTTTGATGTGATAACAGTACGTTCTGTAGAGTCTGGGATTAGTGCATCCCAAGCATAGATCTGTTCATCAAAGCTAGTCTGATATCACACACTTTTGCCATGAAATGGTGCTTTCTGAAGACCTGAGTCAAGTacttaacacacacaaataatacaCCACTTTTAACACAATGAAAATCCCCCAAATACAAATTTGTGTCTTATCTTTCCTGAAGTTCACAAACATATGATAACAAAGCTTTTTCATCAAAGTGAATAACTTACGACTAACAGCCTCCGATGGAGTTTGATGATATTTGGGattctgttgctgttgttcatTGACTTTTTGTAGGTGAAAAAGAGGTTGATGGCGATGCCAAAGTAGCAGCATATGATGATGAAAGAAGGAGTGACGAGGTTCAAAGTAAACATAGAAATGACGAAAGAGAATCCTTCGTGTTTCATTTGTCCCCAGGCAAGAGAGCAGGACAGGCCGAAGGGCTCGGGACCGTACCGTCCCCAGCCCATAATGGGAAACATAGCCCAGATCAGAGCATACAGCCAGATCCACATGCACAGCACCTTCACTGTCCTCCAAGTGATTTTCTCCCCTGCAGAAAAGAATATGAAGCCATGATTATTTATGCAAAAGTATATTCTTTATTTGCATGAAGATCAAAGTGACTGTGGCTGTATATAAGAGATAAACAAATCTTGCTGTGCTAGGCCATGATTAGATGAAAACTTAGGTTATGCCTAAGCGACcctgtgatgagtttttaactggttgtgaaataaatcaaaattgACATTGCTGCCTCTTTATAACCCACAtatgcaaacaagaccatcagcaacaagactgacaatttctatatttaacaccagaaaccacTGTAATGGGTAGGTTTTTGGACCAGATGATTGTCAGCACATTGAACAGACATTctgtctttacattttaaatatcaaatagCAACAATGAGTGACATATTTGACTGCTAAAGGACAGCAGACTATCATTAGGAAACACTACCATGTGCAAAAAAAGATAAGCAAAGTGACACAATGTACATCTTTGCCCACAGTGAGTGCCAAAATGTAAACAGGCTGAAAGTAATTGATAGCACTTTAGCACCATGTCTGATGGTTTGGTAAATTAGGGTCAGAGTTAttgcaaaaatgaacaaaataaaaacatgggaGTATTAAGTTTAAATTTGACTGGGTAGAAGGTATATCAGTACATAATCAAGGCTAGGTGCACACAGACAACGAGCTAGAACAGGAGCTTTTTATTCATAAATGTTGGTCATTTAAACGCAAAGGTCTAAGCGTGTACAGTGAAGTCATGACCCCATCAATTTGTAGTTTTAGTTTGTGCCCTTACATGCAAGAGGCGGCAATTTCCCCTACACAGAAAGGAGTGTTGACAAGGAGCTTGTCTTGAGTAGGCTGTTACATTAAGAGGGTTGCATCAGTATTCATCGATAAAGCCTGTATACATTCAACAGTGGTTTCATGGATAATCATATTGCAAATAGGTTGTCCCTTATGGTGGTTCAGTGTAAGCATGTTCTTTGATTTTATTCAAGGTTAATGCAAAAAAtgcttgaagaaaaaaaatccagcttCACTGTTAATCTCTCTCTGGATAATAGATGTTGAAGGGTAATTTGAGCGTCAAAGCCCTTCACTAATATAAATTGAGAACTGGGAGGGTaaattttaaacagaaattcaaatgaaatttgaatgaatgagattTCTGTACATGCTATACATGCATATAGGAAAACACATTGCCAGTACATATCTGCATAAACTTAATTCCATGTATATGCAAATACTGGCTGAGCAAAGACTAACATGATTACTTTTCTCTCACTGACTGAGAAGTGGTGGGGGTGTATCTAGCAGGCAGTTAAATTTGTTATATGGGATGCATAAGGAAACAACCAGGAACTCAAAAAGTTGTTTCAAGGAGTTATACGTTATTAAAGGGACAAAAAATCAAGTTCTTATTAATATCCCAAGCTTACCTTATGTAAAAATCGATCCAATTGATCTACAGTAAAATGTGATTAGTTTTCTATCTACTCAAAATAGGATTTCATTACAGCACAAAAGTGGGCATGACAGTGTTTGAAAGAGAAAACCtattattatttctgctttttcattattttttaaaaacagattagCTCTAGGCTATATTTTGCAGCCTACACTAAGATATTTTTAGAAATTGAGATATTACATGAGAAGGAGCTGTCCCTTATGCTAATGAATGCTTGTAGACTATTTGTGCTCTAGATGGTCTCATTTTAGTTCTGGTATGATGATTATATAAATATcagtatattatatatatatatatatatatatatatatatatatatatatatatatatatatatatatatatatatataatatactgatatttatataatgtatgtgtgtgttcattagcTATCTATCTGGTTTGTTTATATTGGGTAAGCCTGCCTATTTTTGTGTGTTCTGAGAGGCAGTTCTGAACACATAAGATGAAATGTGAGCATATATGAATCTTCATCAGCCATTGACCATAGTGTGGGCCTTTCATCTCTGTATGATTGGACTGTTCTACTTGGCTACATCCACCTGATACCACTTCTCGGGATGCAGAGTCAATAGCCCAGTGCTGTCCATGCTGTTAATTCTTACATCTTTGCATTTTCAAACCAATCAGTTTACCTCACGCACAAAACTTATATCACATTGTTGCTAAGATAAAGGTCAAATGTCCGAGCACAGGAAGTTAATGAGAATACCTGGCTGGCAACATGGCTGAACTGAGGCATTTGGCATTTTGAAGAACAAATTGACATTTTGGGCAGTCTGATCACTCAAAACACCCCCAAAACCACATTTTTGTTTAAACCCCTTTACTGATACCCCCTCCAATGACAACTTAAATTCATCACCTGATCTCTGTGAACAACTGAAAGTAGTccttgttgacaaagttgagaAAATTAGATTGCAGATCCATAATATCTGTCTTCCTAATGCACCTGTCCCTGAATCAATGAGTCTTGCCACCCTGGAAAATTACAGACCAATTATAAAACTTGTGTTCTTACCCAAGGTAtgagaaagaaaatgtgatccaacaaattcaagctcatttaacagaaaataattaatttgaaacattttaatctaGCTTTGGTTCCCTAcccaacacaaacactgtttgATACTGTGCACCATAATTTACTCATTGACAGACTGAAGTAGTGGGTAGGGATCACTGATGTGATTGTAAATTGGTTCATGTTGTATCTGCACAACAGTAGTTTTGTGGGGTGAACAGCAAATTCAATGTCATCAATGGCAAACTGACTCCATGAGGTTCCCCAGGGTGCAGTTCTGGGTCCAAGACTATTTTCTATTTACATGATTCCTCTTGGCAATATAACCAGTACATATAAtgtgcattttcatttttacgcAGATGACATCTAACTTTTTCTTTCCATCAGAGCTACTAGTGACCCATCAAACATTACAaacttttatatatttcttgcagaaataaaataattttgtttCCTTCTGCCTTGACTACAGCAATTCACTATTTACCTGTCTCAATCCAAATTCAATACACCACCTTCAGACAGTTAAAAATGTAGCAGCTCGGCTTTTAACCAGAACTGAAAAAATACTCCCACATCATCCCACTTCCAGCATCCCTACATTGGTGACCTGTTGATTTTAGTattgattttaagatacttttaagCAAATTCACTGCACAGCATGGACAAGCCCCTCCATATATttttgagcttttatcccccatTGAGCCAATATGCTGTCTGAGGTCATCTGATAGTGCTCCGTTGGCTGTTCTAAGGGCTTGACTGAAAACTAGAGGTGACAGTGTCTTTGTTGTTGAGACACCTAAACTTTtgaacacacatgcagtcagaccatcattttatttcactactcctTATTTTGCAGCATCCATCTGTCATTCAAAGTAACCACTCTTCTACTGTATTACccattatcataataataataataataattattattcatTACTTCAAGCATTAACAGAAATCAAACAGTTGACATACCCATGACATGTTTGAGGTGTTTTAGAGAATCCTCAGATCGCCGTCTCACATGCAAAGTtgaattattatatatatatattttttaattgcagCTCCGGGAAAGCTTTAAGGGAgattaaggaaaaaaaaatctccatgaCTGATTCTACTTATGGATTGGTTTAACCACCAGGCATCAAGTTTGGTGAGGCAAAAATTAAGTTTTAGCTTGTAAAGGTTTCATGACTTAAGCTGAATCATCTCATTGCCACAGTAAGGGCTATCACAGGAATAATGATGGCACCTTGTGGTGCATGGTAAATGTGAAAATGAGGTTTCACAGGGTTTAAACGTGTCTGCATAAAATTTGCATCATGCTTATGTTCTCCAGAGGATAAATCTTAAAATACCAGGAAAATACTTTCTGATTTCAGAGCTCAGTGATACTCACTAGGAGACTGCAGATTGAGAGACACAACGAACCGAACGATGGCCATCACAGTCAGGTTCATGATGCTGGCAATGCCAAAGAAGAACCCCACTAGGCCATAATATATACAGGTAGTGTCTCCTCCAAGCCAGCGGTGGCTCCAGGCAGAGGCCACAGCCAGAGGGTACATGGTGATAGCTGCTCCCAAATCGGTTACTGCCAGATTCACACTCAGCAGCTCTGGTGGTTTCATCCTTGATGACCTTTTGACTGCCATTATGATGACAAGCAGGTTTCCAACAATGGAGAGAACAGCTGAGGAGGtaacagagaaggagagaaaagaatAAAAGCTGAATAAGGTTCCACTGTCATGATAATGACAAAGAGGTTAAAGGAAATTAAATCTGaagacacacactcaaatgATGCTTTTAAATAAATCCATGTTTTGATTACACCCGGGATGTGTTGAGGTATCTCGCATAAAGTTATATAACACATATAGTTTTTACTGCTTGGAGTGGTCACACAAAGTTTAGATAGAGACACCTTAACTGTTCTGTAATTATGGTGAGAATTAGCATGCTTACATCAACAGAGTTAAAGTCCACTACTGGATGTAAACCAGATGTTAAGGGAAATGTGTGTGCGTCGTGGATTCACTTAAACCTATATAAGGGTTGTGTTTAACAGCCTTCGAGGAGAgtgcatacacacaaaaatctaattaaaatacagatttaaacAGCACTTCAGTATATTCAGGCAGCTGATGCTCTTGATTCATGCATCCAGCGTACGTTCAGcccttgtttttaatgatttttgatGTAAAATGAATTACATTTACATGAAGGGCACTTGAAAGCATTTTGTCACAATGAAAGTCCAAACAAAATTAGCATATAGAGATAGATCGGTACTGTATTGATCCCTTGTGGGAAATTGCACTGTAATATGCaggtttaaaaagaaagattaaTTAAGCAGCGGCGCAAAGACTTAATAGACCTCAGTATATTTAATCTCCATTCATTAAAGCTAACAGAATTTTTGATTTACAATGCACACCTTTTTTCTTAGTGTCTTTTTAATTAGATTGTGTAATGCGTACTCAAAACAGACCTAAATCAAGGGACAAATTATCATACATAAAACAACAGAGCATTCACTAAGTCTAGAAATGTCTGTAACAATATTACAGGCTTAAGTGGATGTAAGGGAGTTCCTGTTTTTCCCAGCACTGTATAAACATAGTTATTTCTCCCTTGTGGGACAGACTGCTGACATTCCAGGGGCAGTGGAGGGACATGGTTTGGACTTTAATAGAACATCCCCAGAGCTCTATTTTATGTTAATGGATACTTATTGCATCAGCCAAATTCAGTTGCACGTGCTTCTCCTGAGCTAGCAGACAGGATAAATACAGAGCGGGTACACATTAACCAAGTATTACCATGGGGTGTGACTAGGAACAGGTCAGCCCTGGGGGTAATGTGTGTAAAAGCCAGTGAGAgtataaaacaaacacttaatAGGGGTTTCCTGGGAGCTAAAAGGAGGAACAGCTACTTAGTAATGCAGTCATTTTATGGAGGAAAAGCCCCCGAACAGATGTTACAGGTTTAGCTAGTAACCGATTACTCCATGGTAGCATCCTAAAATAAgctaaataaagataattatttaaTTGAGTGGGCTGACATTCAGTGAAACATTTGCTTATTATAATGTCAGGTAATTGTGGAGTTAccaccataggctgtataaaacatgaacgtagtctcagtgacctCATCCATATGAATATGAAGCAGAGTTCTGAGGCCCAATGACGacggtcaccatattggaaatgcttactCAATCTAACCTTGGCTTGACCTATCAAGAGGTGAAGGGGTGGACTTGAGGTGGGTGTCCTGGCCAACAGATACAAGGTGTTTGTCTATCATTCAAGTCTTGTAAAACTAGAAACTCTAAATCTCCAAAATGAATGTGTTATTAAGAAGTCTTTTGCattggcttctttttttaacatcagagGTTGCTTCTTTGCCACCAACAACAGGTGTAGCTAAGCTTAGCATACAGAGTGGATTCAGGAGGGGGCAGCTAGACTGGCTAAACCaggtaataaaaaatgtatttgcaagcacttcaaaaggtaaaaaaataatgatatatatttttcctcAAATAACAGTTTGCAGTATTGCCGTCTACAGTATTTCTTTGCCTTTTGTAGTTACTGCTTTGAGTACGTAAAAAAGCAGAGTGTAGACATTCATTACATCCTGAAGATAGATAGTCCATTTTACACTATAATGGGCCCCCTGTTTACGCAGGACCTGTCCCTTTGTTTACCCCTTTTCTGTCTCTATGTTTGTCTCCCTGCTGGTCACTGGTGGGCTGGGTTTCATCACACCTGGGAATACTTGGCAGGTCTCCCAGGTATATTTAACATCTAGTCAGGCAGTCAGCCcatacttttctttctttctctcatccaTGGCTCTGGTGGCACCATACATTTCTCATTTACCCAGCTGCCAACACCCTGACACACAACCCTTGTGAACCCTTTTACAGTTGTGTCTGTTTTActggaaacaaagacaaaaaattgGCTAGAGGGACTTTCAAGTTGTCTGAAGAAAAAACTCTTGGGATTAAATATCCAGTGTGCTTTCAATGGAAACATGCCAACATGGGGTAAAGTGTGGCCAAAACTGTGGTAGGCAAGTAATAAAGCCCCACTCAAAATATTAGAAATCTCATTCTGTGGTGCACTCCATATATTTAAatggttttttttcaaatcagtctCATGTTATTCTTTCAATACTTTTGTTTTGGGCAGCATTTAATGAGCATCTTTTCTGGTCATCTCAGGGCCAATTCAGGTTAAATGTTACAGCACAATAAGATGCAGACCCATTGTGGATCAGACATGTTTGTAACAAGACAGAGAGGACCAATTAGGTAGCTGAGATTAtagtaagaaaaaaagagggctCAGGGAATTTTAAGTATATGCATGAAGACATGTTACAGTTATATCTGTTCCTTTGCAGTCTACATAAAGGAggcttgtttttttcagatgCTAATGAGAAATGATCATTTCACTGAGACCATTCAGGATGCAGTTGCCAACAGCAAATACTGTACCCGATGGAAATATTTTTGAGAATATAGGGAACTGAAAGTTAATTTACCCAGAAGCACCAATGAAGGTAATGCTTTATGACAGATGGAATTGACTTGCAGGAACAAAAGATTGGCCAGAAAGTAACAAGAGGTTTATGGCTCCATAATCTATGGACAGATAATAATTTATAATCTTTTCACCTGACTTCAATATAGAAAGTGACAAAACATTTTCTCCAAAATCGAAATGAATCAGACCATGAATTAGACCATTTGGGAGGAGATATATTTAAAAGATCGTGAAGAGAAGCCATGTCTAATACATGATCATAACTCATCTCCCATCTGAACCTGTCTCTAAGTATAACCTTCTAATCAACCCGGCGGCGACACAAGTAGGAtatgaagaggaaagaaaacctgaaggagaagaagagaaagcatCAGCATAGAACATTTGCCATATTATCTCATCAGCCATCAGAACAACTCTGTGAAGTTGTTTCAAACTGGATATTGGCCAATCACCAACACAATTTCTACTCTAGCTCTCACATCTTAAGTACGTCCGTGTCTCAATACCTCACATAGGGAGCCTGCAGATTCATAACAAATGACAACACAGAGAGATGTATTCCTCTGGAGACCTCATATCACATTACATCCAGGAAAAGTGTCAATTTATACAGTATAGCAGGACATAGTCAGTCCATTTCAAGAAAAAGAACTCAAGAACTTGTTATGTCTTTgaatttgtatgtatattttcaCACCACATTCCACACAAGCATCAGCAATGGATGGAGCCTGGGGACTCAAACCTCCACTTGAGATGAGACACCATATGTGACCAATCTGCTAAGACACTGGTTTTCCCTGCAGGTCATATTAAAGCAAGAAGGTGACTGCAAATTTCTCTAGCTATGTAACATTTTTCAATTAGGACCTGGTTTTTAATATAGGACTTTGTTATGTTTGCAGCCTAGGGGAAACCACGTGATATGTGACTCCACTCCTCCTAATCCCAAGAAATCCACTAATACAGGTAAACTCAGAGTAAAGTAGCAGTTTTAATAAACTTTGGAGATGAgtaaaatgccaaaaaataaacaaaagttgtCTAAATGAGTCCTAATCTTCCCTATAAGAAAAAATAAGGGGAAAATATCAAGCAACCAACCAGCGGACCACCAGAGTAGAACCACTGGAGTTCAGTTTCATCCACACAGATACTCTCCAGGGGAGGAGACAGAACTATACAGCACACCAGAAACTTTAATATATGACTCATGGTCATAACAACAAAGAGTTTATTTTTTGATGACCTTTTCTAAAGTAACCAATGCCCACAGTTATCTGACATTTCCAACAAAACAGAAGCAATCTGGCTGGTAGAACTACGGGATTGACATCACGCCCCTTCAATTAactaaaacacttaaaattagCGATAAAAAAGCGGAAATCTCTCCAATCCAAAGCAGATGCTCATGGTTACGGAAAGTGGACCCTTGTGTTAGTGTTCATTATGTTTTCTCTACTCCATTTCTCCTTCACTGGTCCAGTTGTCTACCATGACTTCACACCCCCTATTTAACACCAAATTACTAATTAAAACTGAACTCCTTAAAGTCAACTCATGCACATAAATCAGTGTTGAttagatttgttttaattttccaGTCTGACCTGTTTCCCATTTGATACAAAGGAGCCTTTAATACCTTTACTTCAACCAGTCACCAGAGGGagcttttaatgttttggcttcaattCTGGCACTAAGATAatcactgtgagtctgaaatatgtattAGTTGTGAATCAATAAAACTGGTGATACATTTTTGAGTACCCTGCATTTAATGTGACATACAACTTTCTGTCTGGGGAAAACAACCTCAGTTTATTTGGCAGCCACCAGGTGGAGCTCATATTGCTTTGCATTAAGTGGGCCTCATGGCTTGCCATTTCAAACCTTTGTTAGGCTAATTTGAATCTCTTTGTACTTCCTGGTTCAAAGCACATGGTAGAACTGTGTATTCAATGAATGCACATCCACTCCTGTTCAGAATGACATAGTCTGTAAGTACAGTTTTGTATATCTTCTGAAAGAGCAGCTTCTGGACTGAGAGTGACAATCTTCAGTGCAGTGTGTTGTATGGCAAAGAAAAAGATCACACTTATTTTAAGtgtcaaaataagaaaaaattgAGACCAATCTGATCTAAATGGAGACAATCTGCTGAAGTCAATCTACGATACCTTTCTTGAAGGTGTAGCacttcagagcagttttggaagGATATGATCACTGCTATTTAGTTGGTTTGTCATAAAGCACTCAGTAGCTTGTAACAGCTGCAAGTCCTCCCTCATTCATGCAGCAAAATCTAATCTCGTTGTGCACTTCTTCTAGTTTGTAACCTGTCAGCTATCTGCTTTCTCTGGATCACCTGTCGGCCCAGCAAGAGCAGCAGTGGGACTGCTTGAACAAAAATCCAAGTGACACATAATCAATTTCCAGGAAGCTGATAATCTCTTTTAATGGAAGTGCAGCCAAGTCAGTTCTAATCAATTTTTGCACAACACCAAGACAAATCAATGGGGAAACCTAAAGTGACCCTGTCTATTTAGGTCTGTTAGTCAGTCTTAGATACCTGTATGGACAATAATACAGAGGTACAGGGATGCAGATGTATTAAGATTACTTTTAGTAACAGTTACAAGAAAATATTATGAATATTAATGCTGCATCATCTGCATCCCAAGAGCCAACACAGAATGAGTCTTGCGGAAACTAATTATATGCATGATAAGGTTTTGGGTAAGACAAACATGaacagtttgacacaaagtgcatttaCTATAATCACATGGAAGCAGTGCTCCTTTGATGCAAAACCCAGGGTAGGAATATCAGACAAAGTCATAatgttgtgctgcaggtgtCAAGGTTTTTACACCATAGAGCTAAAGGAAATTTGACATGGAGTTTGATCAGCTGATCAAGCAATACCATTTGATCAGCAGCTGTGAGGTAAATTGATACAAATAAAGCAGAACAGTGGTATATAACATTGCcaagcaaaaacacacaatagGGACTGTTGTTCACAGCTATGATTTACACACAGCATGCCACAACATCATGTACTCAAGAGTGACTTTTCTGCTACACAACAGCCTTCATGCAGCAGTTAAACAACAACAGATTATTAGTTTTCCTAAAGCTCCTATAAGGGACTTTGTGTGTTGATTTAGAACTTACAATTTGAAATTATCAATCTTGTTGTAgacacttatttatttttataagtcATTTTGCATCACTGTTGGTTCAatctgattcaaaaccagtcaaAGAATCTTCAACCGGGTTTGAAATGATTAATGAGGCCTCTACAAATCATCTACATCCACAATTTGACTGAAACTGGACTTTTGCCAACTAATCCACTTACTTTCCATTGCGTGTTTCCATTTATAATCTAAACTAGCGTCACTTATCAGTATTCAAAACCTTTAGTTCAGGTGGACTGATACACATGGTACAagtttaagttatatttttttccacatttctcATGAAATGCCTCTTGTTCAATCAGAATAAGTGTCCCAGACTATCTGTTTCTCAGGTGAGTCAGCATGTGTGATAACCTGTTAGGTACAAACATTGTACAATAGCATCCAACTGATTTCCAGCCAATAGTATAGTAAGCTAGGTTTGATATCCATTAGCTTTAGATTTTACACATTTACTATCACATTTGCATGGGCAAATAGGTTGTTATAACTTTAAACATGGCTTGAAATATCTCTGAAATGTTGCAGTTGCTGATCCACCTGAGAGTGGTTAAATGACAACTATTTGTAAGTTTCTCTTTGTTTAGGATTAGCAAAACTAGAACATAACAGTACAACACTGTAACAGTCTTTAAGCTTCACATCCAGAGTGCAACATTGTAGAAAAGTGTCTGCTAAGTGAATAAGATGAATAAGATGAATATGGTGTATATGGGGTATGTGGTGTAT belongs to Notolabrus celidotus isolate fNotCel1 chromosome 13, fNotCel1.pri, whole genome shotgun sequence and includes:
- the LOC117824368 gene encoding opsin-5-like, which translates into the protein MAVKRSSRMKPPELLSVNLAVTDLGAAITMYPLAVASAWSHRWLGGDTTCIYYGLVGFFFGIASIMNLTVMAIVRFVVSLNLQSPREKITWRTVKVLCMWIWLYALIWAMFPIMGWGRYGPEPFGLSCSLAWGQMKHEGFSFVISMFTLNLVTPSFIIICCYFGIAINLFFTYKKSMNNSNRIPNIIKLHRRLLVIAVLVSLGFMGCWSPYGLVSLWSIFRDSSTIPPEVSLLPCMFAKSSTVYNPLIYYFFSHSFKREVKQICLQCMGSNSCHVSNSINDNSIYMVTMDMKHKAEVSTALQRSLSQSQ